A portion of the Stigmatella aurantiaca DW4/3-1 genome contains these proteins:
- a CDS encoding aerotolerance regulator BatE, with translation MSALTAMLTAVLLGQGYYTPEEAETLFSQANEAYSREDYTAAREGYEKLIAHGQGGPDVLYNLGTAYLAQGDLGRATLALERAWKQGGRASDLEANLAIARARQVDKVVGTALEEEFLTRLVLATPEGPVAWGFLGTWCVGFGALVLFRFLRPGQRSWVAVLAGVSLVLAVPLGGLLAAHVWVQRTVHEAVVLSPKLVAREFPRGEAKTLFEVHAGLKVRLLEEAGRYVRIRLPNGLEGWTEREGVSEI, from the coding sequence ATGAGCGCCCTCACCGCGATGCTCACCGCCGTGTTGCTGGGCCAGGGCTACTACACGCCCGAGGAGGCGGAGACCCTCTTCTCCCAGGCCAATGAGGCCTACTCCCGCGAGGATTACACCGCGGCGCGCGAGGGCTACGAGAAGCTGATCGCCCACGGGCAGGGAGGGCCAGACGTCCTCTACAACCTGGGCACCGCCTACCTGGCGCAGGGAGACCTGGGCCGGGCGACGCTGGCGCTGGAGCGGGCCTGGAAGCAGGGCGGGCGGGCCTCGGACCTGGAGGCGAACCTCGCCATTGCCCGGGCCCGGCAGGTGGACAAGGTGGTGGGGACCGCGCTGGAAGAGGAGTTCCTCACGAGGCTGGTGCTGGCCACGCCCGAGGGCCCGGTGGCCTGGGGGTTCCTGGGCACGTGGTGTGTGGGCTTCGGCGCCCTGGTGCTCTTCCGGTTCCTGCGGCCGGGTCAGCGCTCCTGGGTCGCGGTGCTCGCCGGGGTGTCCCTCGTTCTGGCAGTGCCGCTGGGCGGCTTGCTCGCGGCCCATGTCTGGGTGCAGCGCACGGTGCACGAGGCGGTGGTGCTCTCCCCCAAGCTGGTGGCGCGCGAATTTCCTCGCGGTGAAGCCAAGACGCTTTTTGAGGTACATGCTGGACTGAAGGTCCGCCTGCTGGAGGAAGCAGGGCGCTATGTGCGCATCCGTCTCCCCAACGGTCTGGAGGGATGGACAGA